One Chitinophagales bacterium genomic window, TTATTCACGTTTTTATATCTGCAGCAATCCGAGTAGTTTTGGGCTCCCTTGATAATTTCCTATGCGAAAAATCTGCCTGCTGTTTCTTTTTGTTTTTTTCCTGGTAAGAAGCCAGGCACAACAACTCGTTTCGTATGAATTAATCGCTTCCTATTCGCTGGATCAGATTGACAGTATCTACACCGCCAATGGAATTCCGGGCATTATCTTGCCGAGCACCTATGGCGTGAATGCTTATAAAGTGCTCTATAATACGCTGGATGCAGATAGTTTGCCCATCCTTGCATCAGGCGCCCTTTTTGTACCCGTTGCGCCCAACTGCCATGCGCCGCTTGCAAGCTATCAGCATGGCACCATCCTTCAGAAAGAAGAGGTGCCCTCGAGGCTGGCAGGAGGGGAAGTGATAATTGGGCTCTCGATGGCGGCAGACGGCGCAGTGCTTTGCATGCCGGATTATCTTGGGCTTGGTGATTCTCCCGGGCTGCATCCTTACGTGCACGCCGAAACGGAAGCAAGAGCTGTAGCGGATTTACTTGTAGTATCGCTTACTATTTGCAGTCAGCTGGATATCACATTAAACAACCAGCTATTTCTAATTGGCTATTCACAGGGCGGGCATGCCACCATGGCAGCGCACCAATTGATACAGGAACATTACAGTAATTACTTTACGGTAACAGCATCTGCTCCCATGTCAGGGCCTTACGATCTTGCAGGTGTACAGGCAGGCATAATTTCACAGGGTGGAGAATATCCGAATCCTGGTTACCTGCCTTATCTGTTGCTGGCATATAACAGTGTGTACCACATATATGATAATGTGGCTGATTTCCTGGTATCGCCTTATGACGTGCTGCTGCCGCCTTTGTTCGACGGGCTGCATAGCATGAGCGAGGTGAATGCCGTGATGCCGTCGGTACCCAATGATATCATCGTGCCGGCTGTGCTGGATTCATTCAACAATGATCCGGATTACAAGCTGCACACCTATCTTAAAAAAAATAATACCTACAACTGGAAGCCGGAAGCACCGATGCGCATGTATTTCTGCGAAGGTGATAATGACGTTAATTACCTGAATGCTTATGTCGCCTATGATACGTTTATTGCCAGGGGTGCGACTGCCATTTCACTGGTTAGTTCAGGGGCCGGACTGGATCATTCCGGTTGCGCTTTCCCTTCTTTGCTGAGCGGAAAGTTCTGGCTCGATACCTTCCGGCTCGATAAAATCAAGCTGATGTTTGATTACACATTTGAATCTTATGTGGGCGCCGGCGATGGCTCCCTCACCGCTCATGTAACCGGCGGCTATCCGCCATATACTTACCAATGGAGCAATGGCGGAACAGACTCCGCCATTACTGATCTTACATTCGGTATTTATTCCGTTGTGGTGAAAGACAGTACAGGTTGCCCCGTGGATGCATCCATATATCTGCCGGTTCAGGTTGGCCTGGAAGAAATACCTGCTCAACTGGTAAGCATATATCCCAATCCGATTCGTGAGATGACCACCATTGAATTCGACGCTCCGGGCCATTATACGATACAGCTTGCCGATATCAGCGGAAGCAATTTGCAGACATTAAAGGTCACCGGCAATAAACTGGACTGGCATCGTGATAAACAGCCGGCCGGCATTTATATCGTAACCATCACCGGCGACGCCGGGCTGATGGTTCGCAAGAAACTGGTACTTGAATAATATAGAAGTTGCAGGATGAAATGGATTGAATCTGCATTAAGCATGACCCGTTTATTCGACCTTTAGTATTTTAAATTCTTTAAAGTCGTCACTTTTGAAACCCTCCTCACAAGATTCTTCTTCAGCAAAAAAACGAATTGCCATACTCGGTTCCACCGGCTCTATCGGCCGGCAGGCACTGGAGGTTATTGCGCAGCAAAGGGATTACCTGGAAGCAGAGGTGCTGTGTGCCAACACCAATGCCGGCCTGTTGATTGAACAGGCGATTACATTTCAGCCGAATTGTGTGGTGATTGGCGATCAGGATAAATATGCTGCAGTAAAGGAAGCACTGGATCCGCATGATATCAAAGTGTATACGGGCATGGAATCTATCTGTGCCGTGACCGGCATGGACAGTGTTGACCTGGTTTTAACAGCCATGGTAGGTTATGCAGGGCTGCGTCCGACCCTGGCTGCCATCAGGGCCGGAAAACCGATTGCCCTGGCGAATAAGGAAACACTGGTGGTTGCCGGTCAGCTCGTTACTTCGCTGGCTCAGCAGCATGGTGTCAATATCTATCCGGTGGATTCAGAACATTCCGCCATCTTTCAATGCCTTGCCGGCGAATGGATGAATCCGGTGGAGAAAATTTACCTGACAGCTTCCGGCGGACCTTTTCGTGGAAAGGACACCAGCTACCTGCAGACAGTTACCAGGGAGCAGGCATTGAATCATCCTAACTGGTCGATGGGTGCAAAGGTGACGATTGATTCGGCAACGCTGATGAATAAAGGACTGGAGGTGATAGAAGCAAAATGGCTCTTTGGATTGAAATCGGAGCAGGTGCAGGTCATCATTCATCCGCAATCCATCATTCATTCGCTCGTGCAGTTTGAAGACGGCTCCATGAAAGCGCAGATGGGCTTGCCCGATATGCGCTTACCGATTCAGTATGCGCTTGGTTATCCACGCAGGCTGAAAGCAGATTTTCCAAGATTCGATTTTGTGAACTTTCCATCACTCAC contains:
- a CDS encoding T9SS type A sorting domain-containing protein, producing MRKICLLFLFVFFLVRSQAQQLVSYELIASYSLDQIDSIYTANGIPGIILPSTYGVNAYKVLYNTLDADSLPILASGALFVPVAPNCHAPLASYQHGTILQKEEVPSRLAGGEVIIGLSMAADGAVLCMPDYLGLGDSPGLHPYVHAETEARAVADLLVVSLTICSQLDITLNNQLFLIGYSQGGHATMAAHQLIQEHYSNYFTVTASAPMSGPYDLAGVQAGIISQGGEYPNPGYLPYLLLAYNSVYHIYDNVADFLVSPYDVLLPPLFDGLHSMSEVNAVMPSVPNDIIVPAVLDSFNNDPDYKLHTYLKKNNTYNWKPEAPMRMYFCEGDNDVNYLNAYVAYDTFIARGATAISLVSSGAGLDHSGCAFPSLLSGKFWLDTFRLDKIKLMFDYTFESYVGAGDGSLTAHVTGGYPPYTYQWSNGGTDSAITDLTFGIYSVVVKDSTGCPVDASIYLPVQVGLEEIPAQLVSIYPNPIREMTTIEFDAPGHYTIQLADISGSNLQTLKVTGNKLDWHRDKQPAGIYIVTITGDAGLMVRKKLVLE
- a CDS encoding 1-deoxy-D-xylulose-5-phosphate reductoisomerase; its protein translation is MKPSSQDSSSAKKRIAILGSTGSIGRQALEVIAQQRDYLEAEVLCANTNAGLLIEQAITFQPNCVVIGDQDKYAAVKEALDPHDIKVYTGMESICAVTGMDSVDLVLTAMVGYAGLRPTLAAIRAGKPIALANKETLVVAGQLVTSLAQQHGVNIYPVDSEHSAIFQCLAGEWMNPVEKIYLTASGGPFRGKDTSYLQTVTREQALNHPNWSMGAKVTIDSATLMNKGLEVIEAKWLFGLKSEQVQVIIHPQSIIHSLVQFEDGSMKAQMGLPDMRLPIQYALGYPRRLKADFPRFDFVNFPSLTFEQPDTKTFRNLALAYEALNRGGNVPCIINAANEIAVDAFLHNSIRFDKMPEVIEICMERVAFIGQPAYDDYVATDAEARMYAKEAIAGFAS